The proteins below come from a single Microbulbifer sp. Q7 genomic window:
- the argS gene encoding arginine--tRNA ligase produces MNIRHQLNDIFQAAMTAAGIPAECSPAVAPAKKAGFGDYQANGAMAAAKKVGSNPRELAAKIVEHLGEHPMIEKVEIAGPGFINIHLNNAWLAETLTTARADERLNIAKVSEPQTAVLDYSHPNLAKEMHVGHLRTTIIGDALARLLEFQGHQVIRQNHMGDWGTQFGMLLAHLADQIENKDAEVALADLEVFYREAKVRFDEEEGFADRARAYVVKLQGGDADCLKLWQRFIDISISHAEEIYEKLGVTLQRKDVYAESQYNDDLPVLVKDLLDRGIAVEDQGAIVAFLPEMADKEGNPSVVIIQKQGGGYLYATTDLAAIRYRANVLNADRILYVVDARQSLHLQQAFTVARKAGYIADTQTLEHCAFGTMMGDDGKPFKTRTGGTVKLAALLDEAVERATALVAAKNSELSAEEQAEIGRVVGIGAVKYADLSKTRTNDYVFNWDAMLAFEGNTAPYLQYAYTRVRSIFRRAGVEPSSLSGAITLGTDAERALAIKLNQFGEVLDQVAKDTFPHVLCTYLYELASTYMGFYEACPVLKEGVSEEEKQSRLQLCDLVARTLSTGLGLLGIETLEKM; encoded by the coding sequence ATGAATATTCGCCACCAGCTCAACGACATCTTCCAGGCTGCCATGACCGCCGCCGGCATTCCCGCCGAATGCAGTCCGGCAGTCGCCCCGGCCAAGAAAGCCGGCTTTGGCGACTACCAGGCCAATGGCGCCATGGCCGCGGCCAAGAAAGTGGGCAGCAACCCCCGCGAGCTGGCCGCCAAAATCGTCGAGCACCTGGGCGAGCATCCGATGATCGAGAAGGTCGAGATCGCCGGCCCCGGCTTCATCAACATCCACCTGAACAACGCCTGGCTGGCAGAGACCCTGACCACAGCCCGCGCCGATGAGCGTCTCAATATTGCCAAGGTGAGCGAGCCGCAAACGGCGGTGCTGGACTACTCCCACCCCAACCTGGCCAAAGAGATGCATGTGGGCCACCTGCGCACCACCATCATCGGCGATGCCCTGGCCCGCCTGCTGGAGTTCCAGGGGCATCAGGTCATCCGCCAGAACCACATGGGCGACTGGGGCACCCAGTTCGGCATGCTGCTGGCGCACCTGGCCGACCAGATTGAAAACAAGGATGCCGAAGTCGCCCTCGCCGACCTTGAAGTGTTTTACCGCGAAGCCAAGGTGCGCTTCGACGAGGAGGAAGGTTTTGCCGACCGCGCGCGGGCCTACGTGGTGAAGCTGCAGGGTGGTGACGCCGACTGCCTGAAACTCTGGCAGCGCTTTATCGATATCTCCATCAGCCACGCGGAAGAAATCTACGAAAAACTTGGCGTCACCCTGCAGCGCAAGGACGTGTACGCCGAGAGCCAATACAACGACGACCTGCCGGTGCTGGTCAAAGACTTGCTGGACCGCGGCATCGCCGTGGAAGACCAGGGCGCGATCGTCGCCTTCCTGCCGGAAATGGCGGACAAGGAAGGCAACCCCAGTGTGGTGATCATCCAGAAACAAGGTGGCGGCTACCTCTATGCCACCACCGACCTGGCGGCCATCCGCTACCGCGCCAATGTGCTGAACGCCGACCGCATCCTGTACGTGGTGGATGCGCGCCAGTCCCTGCACCTGCAGCAGGCCTTTACCGTGGCGCGCAAGGCGGGCTATATCGCCGACACGCAGACTCTGGAGCACTGCGCCTTCGGCACCATGATGGGCGACGACGGCAAGCCGTTTAAAACCCGTACCGGCGGCACCGTAAAGCTGGCCGCCCTGCTGGACGAAGCGGTAGAGCGCGCCACTGCGCTGGTAGCGGCAAAGAATTCGGAGTTGAGCGCAGAAGAACAGGCAGAGATCGGCCGCGTGGTGGGTATTGGCGCGGTGAAATACGCGGATCTGAGCAAAACCCGCACCAACGATTACGTGTTCAACTGGGACGCCATGCTGGCGTTTGAGGGCAACACCGCCCCCTACCTGCAGTACGCCTACACCCGCGTGCGCAGTATCTTCCGCCGCGCCGGTGTTGAGCCATCGTCACTGAGCGGTGCCATCACTCTCGGCACCGATGCCGAGCGCGCCCTGGCCATCAAACTGAACCAGTTTGGCGAGGTGCTTGATCAGGTGGCCAAGGATACGTTCCCGCACGTGCTGTGTACTTATCTGTACGAACTGGCGAGCACCTATATGGGCTTCTATGAAGCCTGTCCGGTACTGAAGGAAGGTGTCAGCGAGGAAGAAAAGCAGAGCCGCCTGCAGCTGTGTGACCTGGTGGCCCGCACCCTGTCTACTGGCCTGGGACTGCTGGGGATTGAGACGCTGGAGAAAATGTAA
- a CDS encoding cadherin-like domain-containing protein, giving the protein MKNKTPDVLLQVVVIFIACVFSYQVQSGVPEPVFDLYRLQEGIPLAVAAEEGWLANDVDAEGDSFGVVSVDVQPQHGTLSWSHDGAFTYIPFDGFSGNDRLYYRIADDTGMSRAGLVIFHVAPAQARSISGGWSTLGNTPSHNGYQPGFVTQIPPQPLWDIDVGGTQSYFEQPVVSDGQVFLVVSNSLNYRPTWNYGLESRSVADGALIWSRSESPGHHFGPLTVAGSELYVSRQESGIHAPVSSPGASLDAYDGKTGEVLWKQGFRTQSMKFYPPPVVAGDRIWINSGQYDGFSGYERSNGELLFHVPKPSVSGTEQFWPLFHNGQLYSGYTGYLKEYDSSSGAVLRTVDIGTNNGWRNLVAADDIALFRNAYHLNAVDLKTFTRLWDSDFGGASPPAMADGLAYLVDDDGVRLLEADSGVEVASYFPGATLYDVQPLVTTDSVIVTGPGKTYILDRFSLQEKYSLNFGGKGFSLADGILFVAGGAVRAFRVGPAAESTDRAPQLVQVPDDLVLDQGDSITINLRDYFSDPDSDSLSYVVAHSANHGLIHTSVSGDDLTITAAEFPGKLHITLRAHAHGLVAEATFQVSVVNRDIEIQIFDSSGALVSEGLPVSGVISGKVIVRNKMGQHAQFYQNFRVLPTHHHGHMVDSPVWERSFTLDTSTFYDGENLISVHVHPMNHPGQAYSSDFDVGFFTLVTDNGRPADNGDVQLPSLQIDGSKMLIDRYGSVPGSILSDVGAITITDDFGDLDIDQQQHASATAQVIPHLGASVLGRFRWVSQTPPWGDSRRGIFEDVRLLNFQREEAYSTKIVFFFNDAVGRANYAFYGFTMPGLAAEERGAFSYDASNAEIINLSQGDGVAVPPGGTYPLQISVRLREPFHNVFNTLSTWVGNRSVSDARLDRYREFVPDGLTDFVVEVGIPEAEIVKLEQTRGNGADTGAFAIWNDFVNFGNGSESLPVSEHLHLNTIRSAELATQLPDIDDDGVVNALDNCPFHANETQTDTDSDGRGDACFGHAVEVVADNFGLRLVGGASSGRRGHSVYVFDQDQPFGSSFCSEVCTPFFPPVILSGEDELNSLPGDLDFSLLPRFDDRLQLALDGRRLYFYASDLAPGQVLGDGVNGLWRLAQLDGETAIPYIFQWEDSNYEIGEHQGFVDLYLLRDGDVNAGRRSVRLEVRGTSTAEADDFVFMRTEAEFREGQDRIPVRLEIKHDLVAEEDETVDILMIATSDADTVLEPAVVRVVIVDDDTVSSSSSSSSSSSSSSSSSSSSSSSSSSSGSSSSGSSSGSSSSGSSSGSSSSGSSSGSSGSSSGVGVIGSGNLGGSSGGSSSGGSVGFWFLLLLAVGGILRSPARFTFAPVT; this is encoded by the coding sequence ATGAAAAATAAAACCCCGGATGTATTGCTTCAAGTCGTGGTGATTTTCATTGCATGCGTTTTTTCTTATCAAGTGCAATCGGGAGTTCCCGAGCCAGTGTTTGACTTGTATCGGCTACAGGAAGGTATTCCTTTGGCGGTCGCGGCTGAGGAAGGGTGGTTGGCCAATGATGTGGATGCGGAAGGGGACTCCTTCGGTGTTGTGTCCGTAGATGTTCAGCCGCAGCATGGCACTTTGTCTTGGAGTCATGACGGCGCCTTTACCTATATCCCATTCGATGGCTTTTCAGGAAACGACCGACTGTACTACCGTATCGCTGATGATACGGGCATGTCACGGGCCGGGCTGGTGATATTCCACGTGGCTCCGGCGCAGGCGCGCTCCATTTCTGGTGGTTGGTCCACCCTTGGAAATACGCCTTCTCACAATGGCTACCAGCCGGGGTTTGTCACACAGATACCTCCGCAACCATTGTGGGATATCGACGTTGGAGGAACCCAAAGCTATTTCGAGCAGCCTGTGGTGTCTGATGGGCAGGTATTTCTGGTTGTATCCAATAGCTTGAATTATCGGCCCACCTGGAATTACGGGCTGGAATCCCGATCCGTTGCCGATGGTGCTCTTATTTGGTCCAGAAGCGAGTCGCCAGGCCATCATTTCGGCCCCCTGACGGTTGCAGGGAGTGAACTCTATGTATCGCGCCAAGAGTCTGGCATTCACGCTCCGGTAAGCAGCCCCGGGGCCTCCCTGGATGCCTATGACGGCAAGACCGGTGAAGTGCTCTGGAAGCAGGGATTCAGAACACAGTCTATGAAATTTTATCCGCCTCCTGTGGTTGCTGGAGACCGTATCTGGATTAACAGCGGGCAGTATGATGGTTTTTCGGGATACGAGCGCAGCAACGGAGAGCTGTTGTTTCATGTGCCTAAACCCAGTGTCAGTGGTACTGAGCAATTCTGGCCGTTGTTCCATAATGGGCAGCTATATTCCGGCTACACCGGCTATTTGAAGGAGTATGACTCCAGTTCCGGCGCGGTTCTACGCACGGTGGATATTGGTACAAATAATGGCTGGCGCAACTTGGTCGCTGCGGATGATATCGCCCTGTTTAGAAATGCGTACCATCTGAACGCGGTCGACTTGAAGACCTTCACCCGTCTTTGGGATAGTGATTTCGGCGGTGCAAGTCCCCCGGCGATGGCGGACGGCTTGGCCTACCTGGTGGATGATGACGGTGTTCGCTTGCTCGAAGCTGATAGCGGCGTCGAAGTCGCGAGCTATTTTCCAGGTGCGACGCTGTATGATGTACAGCCTCTGGTCACCACCGATAGTGTTATTGTCACTGGCCCTGGTAAAACCTATATCCTCGATCGTTTTTCACTGCAAGAAAAGTACAGCTTGAATTTTGGCGGAAAGGGTTTTTCACTTGCAGACGGTATACTTTTTGTCGCCGGAGGTGCGGTGCGTGCTTTTCGTGTCGGCCCCGCTGCAGAGAGTACCGATCGCGCGCCGCAACTGGTGCAGGTTCCAGATGATCTGGTTCTGGACCAGGGGGATTCGATCACCATCAATCTGCGCGATTACTTCTCTGACCCGGACAGTGATTCACTCTCATACGTTGTGGCACATTCGGCCAACCATGGGCTAATCCATACCTCTGTCAGTGGAGATGATCTAACGATTACTGCGGCCGAATTCCCCGGAAAATTGCACATTACCCTTCGTGCCCATGCTCACGGTTTGGTGGCAGAAGCGACCTTTCAGGTGAGTGTGGTCAATCGCGATATTGAAATACAGATTTTTGACAGCAGTGGTGCGCTAGTGAGTGAAGGGCTGCCGGTAAGTGGTGTCATTTCTGGCAAGGTGATCGTGCGCAACAAGATGGGACAGCACGCGCAGTTCTATCAGAATTTTAGAGTTTTACCTACCCATCACCATGGACATATGGTGGATTCGCCAGTGTGGGAGCGAAGCTTCACTTTGGACACGTCGACTTTTTACGACGGTGAGAATCTCATTAGCGTCCACGTGCATCCTATGAACCACCCTGGTCAAGCCTATAGTTCAGATTTTGATGTCGGTTTTTTCACTTTGGTTACTGATAATGGGCGTCCCGCGGACAATGGCGATGTGCAGCTGCCCTCCCTGCAGATTGATGGGAGTAAAATGCTCATTGATCGCTATGGCAGCGTACCGGGAAGTATTCTGAGTGATGTCGGAGCAATCACTATCACTGACGATTTCGGTGATTTGGATATCGACCAGCAGCAGCATGCGTCGGCGACGGCTCAAGTAATCCCACATCTGGGGGCGAGTGTTCTCGGCCGCTTTCGCTGGGTATCGCAGACTCCGCCTTGGGGCGATTCCAGAAGGGGAATATTTGAAGATGTCCGTCTGCTGAATTTTCAGAGGGAAGAGGCCTACTCCACGAAGATCGTATTTTTCTTCAACGACGCAGTAGGACGCGCAAATTACGCTTTCTATGGCTTCACTATGCCCGGATTGGCCGCAGAGGAGAGGGGAGCATTTTCATATGATGCGTCCAACGCCGAGATAATCAATTTGTCACAGGGGGACGGAGTCGCGGTTCCTCCAGGAGGAACCTACCCGCTGCAGATTTCGGTAAGGCTGCGCGAGCCTTTTCATAATGTATTCAATACCCTGTCTACTTGGGTGGGAAACCGTTCGGTATCGGATGCCAGGTTGGACCGCTATCGAGAATTTGTGCCGGATGGGCTCACAGACTTCGTGGTTGAGGTGGGGATACCGGAAGCGGAAATTGTCAAACTCGAGCAAACACGGGGAAATGGGGCCGATACTGGGGCTTTTGCCATCTGGAATGACTTTGTCAATTTTGGCAATGGTTCAGAAAGCCTGCCAGTCAGTGAGCATCTGCACTTGAACACAATCCGCTCTGCGGAGCTGGCGACACAGTTGCCGGACATTGATGACGACGGTGTAGTAAACGCTCTGGATAACTGCCCGTTTCACGCTAACGAAACGCAGACGGATACGGATAGCGACGGTCGTGGCGACGCGTGTTTCGGGCATGCGGTGGAGGTGGTTGCGGACAACTTTGGCTTGCGCCTGGTCGGCGGTGCCTCCTCGGGACGGCGTGGGCACAGCGTGTACGTATTTGATCAAGATCAGCCATTTGGGTCCAGTTTCTGCTCTGAGGTATGCACCCCATTTTTTCCCCCGGTCATCCTCTCCGGAGAGGATGAGTTGAACTCTCTGCCCGGTGACCTGGATTTTTCACTTTTGCCACGGTTCGATGATCGTCTCCAGCTCGCGTTGGACGGTCGTCGCTTGTACTTTTACGCCTCTGATCTGGCCCCCGGCCAAGTGTTGGGGGATGGAGTTAATGGCCTATGGCGGTTGGCCCAGTTAGATGGTGAAACCGCCATTCCCTATATCTTCCAGTGGGAAGACAGCAACTATGAAATTGGTGAGCATCAGGGCTTTGTTGACCTGTATCTTCTGCGCGATGGTGATGTAAATGCGGGGCGACGTTCCGTGCGGCTGGAGGTGCGGGGAACTTCCACCGCTGAGGCGGACGATTTTGTTTTCATGCGCACCGAGGCGGAGTTTCGCGAGGGTCAGGACCGGATTCCGGTGCGTTTGGAGATAAAGCACGATCTGGTTGCCGAAGAAGATGAGACTGTGGATATCCTGATGATTGCCACATCCGATGCCGATACTGTGCTTGAACCTGCAGTTGTGCGGGTAGTAATTGTGGATGACGATACTGTTAGCAGTAGCAGTAGCAGTAGCAGTAGCAGTAGCAGTAGCAGTAGCAGTAGCAGTAGCAGTAGCAGTAGCAGTAGCAGTAGCGGTAGCAGTAGTAGCGGGAGTAGTAGTGGTAGCAGTAGTAGCGGGAGTAGTAGTGGTAGCAGTAGTAGCGGGAGTAGTAGTGGTAGTAGCGGGAGTAGTAGTGGTGTAGGAGTTATCGGCAGCGGAAACCTAGGGGGAAGTTCCGGGGGGAGCAGCAGTGGCGGTAGTGTGGGGTTCTGGTTTTTGCTGCTATTGGCTGTAGGAGGGATACTCAGGTCACCCGCGCGTTTTACCTTCGCACCTGTGACCTGA
- a CDS encoding putative signal transducing protein yields MARKIYTTNDQLLGSYLRNLLESAGYSVLTQKTRVELAQGGMDWNSELWLIRDCELAKAQQIVQQALAGESA; encoded by the coding sequence ATGGCGCGCAAAATATACACCACCAACGATCAACTTCTCGGCAGTTATTTACGCAATTTACTGGAGTCGGCGGGTTACTCCGTTCTCACCCAGAAAACCCGTGTAGAGCTGGCTCAGGGCGGGATGGACTGGAACTCCGAGCTGTGGCTGATTCGCGATTGCGAACTCGCCAAAGCCCAGCAGATTGTGCAGCAGGCTCTTGCGGGAGAGAGCGCCTAG
- a CDS encoding diguanylate cyclase domain-containing protein → MSDHSQSQGIRGFIVLQTARLNTLRFKACLFSLLLVVAMCLFFILLGSGSLQSLLAKNREHRHLNFQFQVSGLLQQSRQEMARLAELIALSPRGRISSRDELRKAMNRQWELLQHSWELHSLKVYDAGGKPALSWGSPHGSLRPGQVSLVLLRGQPLELVHCEPTCVQSLAVPMRARGGDYVLQVDRPLAKQLRRFREMTGSDIGILSAVREAPPAQPDSGYLAGWQREVLSLTSRERLLPLLTRVSQEAAGVESLGRTRVYEQDSRQFDIRTMSMDADEVGPQFVFVEDVSGQVQHINDSVKLLLLFSVLGALIFSAAVAGTLWRPIERLRRLAEALPLLTNGRFADARRLIRPVKKSLDKYDELDVLDNTGLTVCDQLEDMSEMVGRKTAQLEQIAMHDSLTGLDNRYSLLEQLEFYLELARHQPLPVPERGYLFFIDLDDFKQVNDTLGHQGGDELLSVIARRLLSVMRCGDIVARLGGDEFCVFVRDIKGPDAYQTLADKLLNTVAQPVKIGDSLVEVTMSVGVVAIDDTAGTLEDILQKADMAMYHAKRHGKNKYQLFTADLPGLSDPVTSSPSHAIPGREKPAQLELVTSKSR, encoded by the coding sequence ATGAGTGACCATAGTCAATCCCAGGGAATTCGGGGCTTCATCGTGTTACAAACGGCCAGACTCAATACGCTGCGCTTCAAGGCCTGCCTGTTCTCATTGCTACTTGTGGTGGCAATGTGCCTGTTCTTTATTCTGCTGGGCAGCGGCAGCCTGCAGTCCCTGCTGGCGAAAAACCGCGAGCACCGCCATCTCAACTTTCAGTTTCAGGTTTCTGGTCTGCTGCAACAGTCGCGACAAGAAATGGCCCGCCTTGCGGAACTGATCGCGCTGAGCCCTCGCGGGCGAATTTCATCCCGAGACGAACTGCGCAAAGCCATGAATCGGCAATGGGAGCTGCTGCAGCACAGCTGGGAGCTGCACTCCCTGAAGGTGTATGACGCAGGCGGCAAGCCTGCGCTGAGCTGGGGATCGCCGCATGGCTCCCTGCGCCCGGGGCAGGTCAGCCTGGTGCTGTTGCGCGGTCAGCCTCTGGAACTGGTGCATTGCGAGCCGACCTGTGTGCAGAGCCTCGCGGTGCCCATGCGCGCACGCGGTGGCGATTATGTGTTGCAGGTGGACCGGCCACTGGCGAAGCAGCTGCGCCGCTTCCGCGAAATGACCGGCTCGGATATCGGTATTCTTTCCGCCGTGCGCGAAGCGCCACCGGCGCAGCCGGACAGCGGGTATCTTGCTGGCTGGCAACGGGAGGTGCTGTCGCTGACATCCCGGGAGCGGCTGCTACCGTTGCTCACCCGGGTCTCGCAGGAGGCCGCCGGGGTCGAGTCGCTGGGGCGAACCCGTGTGTATGAACAGGACAGCCGCCAGTTTGATATCCGCACCATGAGCATGGATGCGGACGAGGTGGGACCGCAGTTTGTGTTTGTGGAAGACGTCTCGGGGCAAGTGCAACACATTAACGACTCGGTGAAATTACTGCTGCTGTTCTCCGTGCTCGGCGCATTGATTTTCAGTGCCGCGGTGGCGGGTACCCTGTGGCGCCCAATCGAACGGCTGCGGCGGCTGGCGGAGGCCTTGCCCTTGCTCACCAACGGGCGCTTCGCTGACGCGCGCCGGTTGATCCGCCCGGTAAAAAAGTCACTGGATAAATACGATGAACTGGATGTGCTCGACAACACCGGTCTGACGGTGTGCGACCAGCTGGAAGACATGAGCGAAATGGTCGGGCGCAAGACTGCGCAGCTTGAGCAGATCGCCATGCACGACAGCCTTACCGGCCTCGACAATCGCTATAGCCTGCTGGAACAGTTGGAATTTTATCTGGAACTGGCCCGGCATCAGCCTCTACCGGTGCCTGAACGGGGCTATCTGTTTTTTATCGACCTGGATGACTTCAAGCAGGTCAATGACACCCTGGGACATCAGGGCGGCGATGAATTGCTGAGCGTGATTGCGCGGCGCTTGCTGAGCGTGATGCGCTGCGGCGATATTGTCGCGCGCCTCGGCGGCGATGAGTTTTGTGTTTTTGTGCGGGACATCAAGGGCCCGGATGCTTATCAGACGCTGGCCGATAAACTGCTGAATACCGTGGCGCAGCCGGTAAAAATTGGCGACAGCCTGGTTGAGGTCACCATGAGTGTCGGGGTGGTCGCTATCGATGACACCGCGGGAACGCTGGAAGACATTCTGCAGAAGGCCGACATGGCGATGTACCACGCCAAGCGTCACGGCAAAAACAAGTATCAACTCTTCACCGCCGACTTGCCGGGCTTGTCGGATCCGGTTACTTCCTCCCCCAGCCACGCCATTCCCGGCAGGGAAAAACCTGCGCAACTGGAGCTGGTTACTTCCAAGTCACGGTAG
- the gcvP gene encoding aminomethyl-transferring glycine dehydrogenase gives MTQPSLKQLEQHDAFIRRHIGPDAAQTQAMLDTLGVATLDELIEKTVPAAIRKSDDLDLADAVDEQEALAELKALASRNKIFRTFIGMGYHDTITPNVILRNVLENPGWYTAYTPYQPEIAQGRLEGLLNFQQMIMDLTGMDLANASMLDEGTAAAEAMAMCKRQVKRNKSNTFFVDQDCHPQTIAVVQTRAEHFGFEVVVGNPETDLPEELFGALFQYPGSTGVVRDLTDLIAKVHAANALVTVAADLMSLVALKAPGEMGADVVVGCNQRFGIPMGYGGPHAGFFAFREAYKRSAPGRIIGVSVDSKGKRALRMAMQTREQHIRREKANSNICTSQVLLAVMSAFYAIYHGPDGLKTIAARIQRLTDILAAGLQQSGFNLTHETWFDTLTVAVGDKQSAIFDRAIDAEINLRKVGSDALGISLSETTKLADVSELLAVFVGSEHNLDLGKLDSELAAKGPAGVPAGLQRSSDFLTHPVFNTHHSETEMLRYLKTLESKDIALNHSMIPLGSCTMKLNATAEMIPVTWPEFGKLHPFAPADQAEGYREMFTQLEQMLAACTGYDAVSLQPNAGSQGEYAGLVAIKKYLEAKGEGQRDICLIPASAHGTNPASAMMVSMKVVVVACDNKGNVDIADLKAKVEEHGDRIAALMVTYPSTHGVFEEGIREICELIHNAGGQVYIDGANMNALIGVAAPGKFGGDVSHLNLHKTFCIPHGGGGPGMGPIAVGEHLKPYLAGHPVTEVPGNDPANGTISAAPWGSASILPISWMYIRMMGKSGMKLATETAILNANYVAKKLSEHYPLLYKGSNGFIAHECLIDLRPLKEVSGITEEDIAKRLMDFGFHAPTMSFPVAGTLMIEPTESEAQEELDRFVEAMATIRQEAEDVASGKYTAEDNPLHNAPHTQDDVMTDEWTHPYSREVAGRPAAWLKHHKVWPASNRIDNVYGDRNLICSCPPVESYMD, from the coding sequence ATGACCCAGCCTTCCCTCAAGCAGTTGGAACAGCACGACGCCTTCATCCGCCGCCATATTGGCCCGGACGCCGCGCAGACCCAGGCCATGCTCGACACCCTCGGTGTCGCCACCCTGGACGAACTGATTGAAAAAACCGTTCCCGCCGCCATCCGCAAGTCCGACGATCTGGACCTGGCGGACGCCGTGGACGAGCAGGAAGCGCTGGCGGAACTGAAAGCCCTGGCGAGCCGCAACAAGATCTTCCGTACCTTTATTGGTATGGGCTACCACGACACCATCACCCCCAACGTGATCCTGCGCAACGTGCTGGAAAATCCGGGCTGGTACACCGCCTACACCCCCTACCAGCCGGAAATCGCACAGGGCCGTCTTGAGGGCCTGCTGAACTTCCAGCAGATGATCATGGACCTCACCGGCATGGACCTGGCCAACGCCTCCATGCTGGACGAAGGCACCGCAGCGGCGGAAGCCATGGCCATGTGCAAGCGCCAGGTAAAGCGCAACAAGTCCAACACCTTCTTTGTGGACCAGGACTGCCATCCGCAGACCATTGCCGTGGTGCAGACCCGCGCCGAACATTTCGGCTTTGAGGTAGTGGTGGGCAACCCGGAAACCGACCTGCCGGAAGAGCTGTTCGGCGCCCTGTTCCAGTACCCGGGCTCCACCGGCGTGGTACGCGACCTCACCGACCTGATCGCCAAGGTGCATGCAGCCAACGCGCTGGTGACCGTGGCCGCCGACCTGATGAGCCTGGTTGCGCTGAAAGCGCCGGGCGAGATGGGTGCCGACGTGGTCGTGGGCTGTAACCAGCGCTTCGGTATCCCCATGGGCTACGGTGGCCCGCACGCCGGTTTCTTCGCTTTCCGCGAAGCCTACAAGCGCTCCGCGCCCGGCCGCATTATCGGTGTCTCGGTCGACAGCAAGGGCAAGCGCGCCCTGCGTATGGCCATGCAGACCCGCGAGCAGCACATCCGCCGCGAGAAGGCCAACTCCAACATCTGTACCTCCCAGGTACTGCTGGCGGTGATGAGCGCCTTCTACGCCATCTACCACGGCCCGGACGGTCTGAAGACCATCGCCGCGCGCATCCAGCGCCTGACCGACATTCTGGCCGCCGGCCTGCAGCAGTCCGGCTTCAACCTCACCCACGAAACCTGGTTCGATACCCTGACCGTTGCGGTGGGCGACAAGCAGTCTGCAATCTTTGACCGCGCCATCGATGCTGAGATCAACCTGCGCAAGGTGGGCAGCGACGCCCTCGGTATCAGCCTGAGCGAAACCACCAAGCTGGCCGACGTCTCCGAGCTGCTGGCGGTATTCGTGGGCAGCGAACACAACCTGGACCTGGGCAAGCTCGACAGTGAACTGGCGGCCAAGGGCCCCGCTGGCGTACCCGCAGGCCTGCAGCGCTCCAGCGACTTCCTGACCCACCCGGTATTCAACACGCACCACTCCGAAACCGAGATGCTGCGCTACCTGAAGACCCTGGAGTCCAAGGACATCGCCCTCAACCACAGCATGATCCCGCTGGGCTCCTGCACCATGAAGCTCAACGCCACCGCGGAAATGATCCCGGTGACCTGGCCGGAGTTCGGCAAGCTGCACCCGTTCGCCCCCGCCGACCAGGCCGAAGGCTATCGCGAGATGTTCACCCAGCTGGAACAGATGCTGGCCGCCTGTACCGGTTACGACGCCGTGAGCCTGCAGCCCAACGCCGGCTCCCAGGGTGAATACGCGGGTCTCGTGGCGATCAAGAAATACCTGGAAGCCAAAGGTGAAGGCCAGCGCGATATCTGCCTGATCCCGGCGTCCGCCCACGGCACCAACCCCGCCTCCGCGATGATGGTGAGCATGAAAGTGGTAGTAGTTGCCTGTGACAACAAGGGCAACGTGGACATCGCCGACCTGAAGGCGAAGGTGGAAGAGCACGGCGACCGCATCGCCGCGCTGATGGTCACCTACCCGTCCACCCACGGCGTATTCGAGGAAGGTATTCGCGAGATCTGCGAGCTGATCCACAACGCCGGTGGCCAGGTGTACATCGACGGCGCCAACATGAATGCCCTGATCGGCGTGGCCGCGCCGGGCAAGTTCGGTGGTGACGTATCCCACCTGAACCTGCACAAGACCTTCTGTATCCCCCACGGTGGCGGCGGCCCCGGCATGGGTCCGATCGCCGTGGGCGAACACCTGAAGCCGTACCTGGCCGGCCACCCGGTGACCGAAGTACCCGGCAACGACCCGGCCAACGGCACCATTTCTGCGGCACCCTGGGGCTCTGCGAGCATCCTGCCGATCAGCTGGATGTACATCCGCATGATGGGCAAGAGCGGCATGAAGCTGGCCACCGAAACGGCGATCCTGAACGCCAACTACGTGGCCAAGAAGCTGAGTGAGCACTACCCGCTGCTGTACAAAGGCAGCAACGGTTTCATCGCCCACGAGTGCCTGATCGACCTGCGCCCGCTGAAGGAAGTGAGCGGCATCACCGAGGAAGACATCGCCAAGCGCCTGATGGACTTCGGTTTCCACGCGCCCACCATGTCCTTCCCGGTCGCCGGCACCCTGATGATCGAGCCCACCGAATCAGAAGCCCAGGAAGAGCTGGATCGCTTCGTCGAAGCCATGGCGACCATTCGCCAGGAAGCGGAAGATGTGGCCAGCGGCAAGTACACCGCAGAGGACAACCCCCTGCACAACGCGCCGCATACCCAGGACGACGTGATGACCGACGAGTGGACGCACCCCTACAGCCGCGAAGTCGCTGGTCGCCCGGCCGCCTGGCTGAAGCACCACAAGGTGTGGCCCGCGTCCAACCGCATCGACAACGTGTACGGGGATCGGAACCTGATCTGTTCCTGCCCGCCGGTTGAGAGCTATATGGATTGA